TTACTACGTGATGGGTGGCGTAACTTCCGTAGCGCCTTGGCTTCGATTTGGCGGATCCGTTCACGGGTCACACCGAAGACTTTTCCAACTTCTTCCAGTGTCCGGGTCCGACCATCATCAAGTCCGAACCGTAAGCGTAAGACGTTTTCTTCCCGGTCCGTCAAGGTATCAAGGACACCTTCCAGTTGTTCTTTCAACAATTCATAAGCCGCGGCATCCGCTGGTGAGGTTGCGTCTTGGTCTTCGATGAAGTCACCTAAGTGTGAATCGTCCTCTTCACCAATTGGCGTTTCCAATGAAACGGGTTCTTGTGCGATCTTCAAGATTTCACGAACCTTTTCCGTTGGCATGTCCATTTCAGCCCCAATTTCTTCAGGAGTTGGTTCGCGCCCTAAATCTTGTAACAGTTGCCGTTGAATTCGAATTAATTTGTTAATGGTTTCGACCATGTGCACTGGAATCCGAATGGTCCGCGCTTGGTCGGCAATTGCCCGCGTAATTGCTTGGCGAATCCACCAAGTCGCGTACGTTGAGAACTTGAATCCTTTACGGTAATCAAACTTTTCAACGGCCTTCATTAGCCCCATGTTACCTTCTTGAATCAAATCAAGGAATTGCATTCCCCGACCCACGTAACGTTTGGCAATCGAAACGACCAACCGTAAGTTGGCTTCGGCTAATTCTTGCTTGGCAGATTCATCACCTTGTTCGATTCGGAGTGCTAAAGCGACTTCTTCGTCAGCCGTTAACAAGTCGACACGACCAATTTCTTTCAAATACATCCGCACGGGATCATTGATTTTAATTCCAGAAGCCGAGCCAGCGTCACTAAGTTCCTTCTTAGAAACTTTTTTGACACTTTTGACCGCTCGAGCATCAGGATCACCTTTTTCATCAACAACACTAATCCCAGCATCTTCAACCTTTTGTAATAATTTATCAATGCCACTAGCATCTAGTTTGTAAGGCGCTGCTAATTTATCTGATAATTCATCATATTGAATGCTACCAGTTTTCTTATATTCCTTAATTAATGCTTTAACGGCTTTGTCGTATTCCGTCGTTGCTTTTGCCTTTGCCATGTAGTAGCCTCCTATTTAGTATGCATCTACCAGCTGATCGGTTGCAATACCGAGCCAACCTTAAGTATATCATTTTCACGCCTAGTTATCAGCTCGTTGGACCTGCTGTTGTTGCCGATATAGGTCAATTAATGCCAACGTTAACTGCTGAACCAAATCACGATTACCGATCTGCTTGGCTGCCGTTAACTCGGCCTTCTTACTGTTGATTTGTTCTACCAGCGGCTGTTGATTCATGATCACATTGACTAGATCAGCAATCTCTTCCTTGGAAGATTCATTGGCCACGTCCATAAATTCCAAACTCGTGACGACAGGCTGTAAATCTGAATCCGTCATAAAATCCGTAAAGTTGCCCAAATCAAATTGATTATGCGTTTTAAAATAAGCCTCCGCATACACCAAGATTTGTTGATACGAATCATGAACAAAATGAAAACCAGCAATCGCCATCACCCGTAACCAAACATCGTGGTCATTCAACAAACGGTACAGTAACAACCGCTCCGCTTTCTCTACCCGACTTAACGGGCCACTGTTCGTACTGCCATCCACCGTGGCTGGGGGTGGCCCTAGCGGCGCAGGTGCTGGTGGCGGAGCTACTTGCGGTTCATCCGAGTGACCACCACCACGTCGAACGGCCTGCTGACCGACCAGTGATCGTAACTGTTGCTTTAAATCATCCTTATCAAGATCGAACTCCGCCACTAATTGGTTTAAATATAAATCCTGTTCGACACTAGAGGACAGTTGTGCTAATTGTTGCAAGACCGCCTGTAAATAAGTCAATTGATCGGGCGTGTTTTGCAAGTTCAAATCATGTTTTAAATACTGCATTTCAAATGCAGTGGGCGTTTGCTTACCATCTTCAAATACTTGGACAAACTTCTCCTGCCCCTGAGCACGCAAATACTCGTCGGGATCCATCCCATCAGGCATTTGGATTACACCCAGATTAAGGCGACTGTTGCCACCTAGCAATTTCAGAGCACGATCAGTCGCCTTTTGCCCCGGCATATCGCTATCGTAACAGACATATAAGGTGTCGGTAACGCGCTCAAGCATGTAAATCTGCTCATCAGTTAAGCTCGTCCCCATTGATGCGACCCCGTTCTGAATACCAGAACGATAAGCCGCAATCACATCCATAAAGCCTTCAAACAGAACCACCGACTTTTGTTGTCGAATGGGGCCCCGTGCTAAGTCAAAGTTAAATAATACTGAACGCTTGTTGAACAGCTTCGTTTCCGGACTATTCAAATACTTAGGTTCATTAGGTGATTTTTTGAGGATTCGACCTGAGAAAGCAATCACCCGACCACTCGCGTCTTTAATCGGAAACAAGACCCGGTCAACGAAGCGATCACGTAAGTCACCCGCTTGATTTTCAATGAACAGACCCGACTGCCGTAGTAGTTGGTAGTCGGACTGGTGTTCTTTAAAAAAATCTAACAAGAGCTGATTAGCAGGTGCATAGCCGATACCAAACGTTTTAATCGTCTCATCATCCAGCCCACGCTCGTGCAAGTACTTAAGCGCCGGTTCACCCAGTTCAGTATTCACTAAAATATGTTGATACATTTTAGCGCTATCCGCGTACAACTTTAACAGATCGGCTTGTTGCTGATCCTTAGGTGCGGCCGGTTGTGACTGCGCCGTATAGCTCGCCGGCAAGTCAATGTGCCCAAAATCGGCCACCTTGACGACTGCTTCCGGAAAAGACAAGTTTTCGAGATCCATAATGAAGCTGAACACGTTGCCCCCACGGCCACAGCTGAAACAGTGAAAAATCTGCTTTTGCTCATTGACCGAAAAGGATGGCGTGCGCTCTTCGTGAAAGGGACACAGGCCAAATAAATTCTTACCAGCCTTCTTCAACTGAACGTATTGTCCAATAAAATCCGCAATGTTGACTGCTGAGCGGACTTGCTCAACCTTTTCCTCGGGAATTCGATTGGCCACTTTGCCACCCCATTTCTACTAACTAAAGTCTGACAAACCAACCAAATCATTGCCGCAATCAAAAGCCGCATCACGAAATTTGGATGCGACTTTGTGCGTGCAAACTTTTACAGAATATATACTACCACAAGTTTGACAGCAGTGCAATAATAAGTTGCCCTTATTAGACATATTTGTCAAATTTGTTTGTCAGCAAACTAAAAAAGAAGCTACAGCGCGCTTGCTGTAACTTCTTTTGATTATCCACAGTCCGTGCTTATTTAACGATTAATTGATTCAAGTCACCCATCACGTTGATCATTTGGGCGATCGTCAAGAGTTGCTTCAAGTGATTATCCCGCACCTTTTCATCCTTACTCATCACCATCGTCTGTTCAAAGTAGTCGACGATCAATGGTCGTAAGGCGGCCAGGGCTTTGAAACGGTCCTCCATACTCATCGCTGGGGTAAATTGCTTTTGCAATTCAAGAACAGCATCGTACAAGTGTTGTTCCGCCTCATTTTCAAATAAACTTGGATCAACAGTCAAATCACCGGCTGCCAACTTAGCTTTCGCCGTGATCCGCAACAGACGAGTAAAGGCTTCAATTGTGTCCTTAAACTGCGGATCATCTTGATGCGCATTCAGCACATCGGCTGCTTTGAACATTTCACGGATATCCTGACGACTCCCTTTGATAACCGTATCGATGATATCGTAGCGAATCTTACGGTTGTTAAACCATTGTTTGACGCGATCCGTTAAGAAATCAGCAACTGGTGCCGTTTGCTTTTCGAAGTCTAAGTTGTACGTAGCATCATGGGCCACTAATTCCTTTTGAATATCGGCCTCGAGTTGACGAATTGGGAAATCCCAACCTTGTTCCCGTACGATCCGTACGATTCCAAACGCTTGACGACGCAAAGCAAACGGATCATTAGAGCCACTAGGAGTCAAGCCAACGGCAAAGAAGCTCGTAATGGAATCAACTTTGTCCGCAATAGCTAACACCGCGCCGACCTTGGACTTAGGTAAGTCGCCATCAGCGCTGATTGGCATGTAATGCTCACGAATAGCTTGACCGACTGCTGGATCTTCACCCTTCAAGACAGCATACTTGTCACCCATGACCCCTTGTAATTCAGGGAATTCGCCAACCATCCCTGTCACTAAATCAAATTTATAGATTTGCGCTGCCCGGTGGAGTTGGTTCTTTTCAGTCTCAGTCAAACCAAACCGATCAGCCAAAAAATCACTGATAACCATGACCCGCTGCATCTTCTCATACATCGTCCCGATTTTATCATGGAAGCTAACCTTTTTGAGTCGTTCCACATATTCTTGAATCGAGTGTTGTTGATCTTCATGATAGAAGAAAGCTGCATCTTCTAAGCGTGCCGTCAATACTTTTTGATTACCTAAAGCCACGTTTTCCAAGTGATCCGTGTTCCCGTTTCGAACGGAAACAAAGTGTGGTAATAAGTTATCCTCGGCATCCGTTACGTAGAAGAACCGTTGATGATCACGCATCGAAGTAATCAAGACTTCATCCGGGATCGTTAAGTATTTGGTATCAAAATCTCCCGCAAATGCAGTTGGATATTCCACCAAGTTATTAACTTCTTCCAACAGGTCTTCATTAACTTTGATTTGCCAGTCGCGTTCATTCGCCAAGGCTGCGATCTGTTCACGAATCGTTGCCTTACGTTTAGCGGCATCCGCAATAACTTGAACACTAGCTAAGTCAGCTTCATAGTCCGCAGCAGTAGCAATTTCAACGTCATGGCCCAAGAAACGGTGGCCTCGTGAAACACGGCCAGCCGCAACGTCCAGAATTTGAACCGGCACAACCTCGTCATTTAATAATGACACGATCCAACGAATCGGCCGAATATACTTGAAACTATACGTCGACCACTTCATCATCGTTGGGAAATTCATCTTGGTGATAACATCCTCGATTCCGGCCGCCAATACTTCGGCCGCCGTTTTACCGGCCGTAAAGGTTTGTACAAAGACATACGGGGTACCCTTAACATCTTTAAAGACGATGTCATCAGTTGACGCCCCTTGGCCCTTAGAAAAACCAATCGCTGCCTTTGTCCAGTTGCCATCCGCATCCTGAGCAATCTTCTTAGCTGGACCCCGAACTTCTTTTTTCACATCAGCCTGCTTGTCAGCTAAGCCTAACACCTGAACCGTTAACCGGCGTGGTGTTGAGAAGGTTTTAACATCTTCAAAATCAAGCCGGGCATCCTTTAAGAACTTGACCATTCGTTCTTTAAGTTGTAACACACTCGGTGTAACGACGTGGGCCGGCATTTCTTCCAAACCAATTTCAAGTAAATAAGTTTTCGCCATTATTTCGTCTCCTCCTGTGCGTGTTTTAATAACGGGAAGCCACGTTTTTCACGTTGCGCCACGAATTCCTTGGCAATCGACTTCGCCATGTTTCGGATTCGATCTAAATAGCCGGCACGTTCCGTGACTGAAACCATACCGCGAGCATCCATCAAGTTGAAGGTATGACTACATTTAAGACAGTAGTCGTACGCGGGGTGAACTAAGCCGTTCTTAATTTGCCGCTTGGCTTCCTTTTCATATTCATCAAATAACATTAATAATAATTCTTCGTTGCTATCTTCAAAAGCGTACTTAGAATTTTCAAATTCTGGTTCCAAGAAGATGTCGCCATACTTCACGCCATCGCCCCATTCAAGGTCAAATACGGAGTTTACATCCTGAATGTAAGATGAGAGTCGTTCCAAACCATAGGTGATTTCAGAAGTGACGGGATCAACTTCAAGACCACCAACTTGTTGGAAGTACGTGAATTGGCTGATTTCCATCCCGTCGAGCCAAACTTCCCAACCAACACCGGCACAACCCATTGATGGGTTTTCCCAGTTATCTTCCACGAAACGAATATCGTGTTCTAGCGGGTTAATGCCAAGTTTTTCCAAGCTTTGTAAGTATAAATCCTGCACGTTTTCTGGTGAGGGTTTCATGACCACTTGGAATTGGTGGTGTTGGTACAACCGGTTGGGGTTCTCACCATACCGACCATCGGCAGGCCGGCGTGAAGGTTCAACGTACGCCGCGTTCCATGGTTCGGGACCGATTGCCCGTAAGAACGTGTAGGGGCTCATCGTTCCGGCCCCTTTTTCTGTATCATATGATTGCATTAACATACAACCTTGATCCGACCAAAACTTTTGCAAGGTTAAGATAATCTCTTGCACTGATAACTTTTTGCTCATTAGTATCCTCCCAAAATTAGTGACTGAACGGCTGATGGCTTTGAAACGGGGGCATCGCTATTCCCAGACTTATGGCACAAAAAAAGTCCCCTGTCGTCGACAATAACGACATAGGGACGATTGGTTTCGCGGTTCCACCCTACTTCTGAGTAACCTCAGCAGCTTAATTACACGGTATTAAAGCTCCGAAAGCGCCAATTAACGACTTTGACTGACCGTTTTTCACCATCACGGTCTCACTGTAAGTCGAATCCGTTAACCTTCTCTCATCAACACTTAACTATTCAGTTCTTCATCATCATAGCCGATGGTCGTTCGTTTGTCAATCCTCATTCTTCCGGGGCGCCAACGGTTGGTACCAACTGCCCATCTGATCGATGAAGCGTTTAGATTTCAATCGAACGCCCACTGAGTTCTGATAGATTTCATCCAAAATCCGGCGTAACTCCGCCGCTGTCCGCGGTTTGACCTTGATCGAATGAACCTTAGCCAAATCCAACACGGAAAACTGACGTAGATAAAAGATCGCTGCTGGACTAGCATGCAAGCGGTGGGGATCCAAATGCCAGTGCTGTTGACAGAGCAAACCGCCGTAACTTTCAGAATAATCTAACGGTAAATCACTTCGACCGCAAACCGTACACCAACGCAACTCTGGGGCCACCCCAAACGGTTGCAGTAACTGAATTTCGACCACGTTAGCCACCAACGCGGGGGCCACATCTTGATCAATCAGTTGCAGCGCACTGGTCAACTGTTGGTACCACCGCCCCACCGGTTGATTATCTGGAAAAGCGACGTCCATTAAGTTCATAACGTACGTGGCATAAGCGTTCAAAGCAATGTCTTGACTAATATGTTCAAGATACTGCACTGACTTGACACTATTAATATACGAGAGACCTTGATCACGTAAATCACCAACGTATTCCCCCATCGTGAACGGCAATAACTCCGCCGCCATTTTGAAGCCACGCCGACGCGCACCGCGGATAAAAAACATCTTCTTGCCATACTCGGCAGTTAAAAACTTGATTAGCATATCGCGTTCCCGGTAGTCCCGGCGAAAGAGCAAAATGCCGTTAAAATTCGTGACCATTTGTTGGGCCATCCGGATCACCTAGCGATTCTAATAGTCATCTTGCCGATAGCCATAGCTGGCTAGCAAGTCTTGACGGTCCTTCCAGTTCTCTTGGACTTTTACCCAGAGCTCAAGGTAGACCTTATCCCCAAGTAAGTGTTCAATATCACGCCGAGCTAACGAGCCAATCTTCTTGAGCATGCTACCACCCTTACCGATGATGATGCCCTTTTGCGAAGATCGTTCAATAATAATCGTGGCCTGAACGTGAATTTTTTCTTCATCTTGACGTTTGATCGAATCAATCACGACCGCCGTTGAATGGGGAACTTCTTGACGAGTCAATTCAAGAACCTTTTCACGAATCAATTCAGAAATGATAAACCGCTCTGGATGATCCGTAATTTGGTCGGACGGATAATACTGCGGTCCTTCCGGCAATTGGCCCTTCAAGGTCGTCAGTAGTTCATCAACGTTATTTCCTTCAAGCGCGGAAATTGGATAAACTTCCTTCCACGGCAAAGCGTCTTTATACTGATCCATAATCTCCAAGAGATGATCTGGATGGACTTGATCAATTTTATTAATCACTAAATAAATCGGTTGTTTAACCGTTTTAAGACGATCGATAATAAAGTTATCCCCGGCACCACGCCGTTCGTCCGCATTAATCATGAATAGTACGGCATCCACTTCACCCAAAGTTGACAAGGCGGACTTGACCATAAAGTCACCTAATCGACTATGCGGTTTATGAATCCCAGGGGTATCAATGAAGACCATCTGCGTATCCGCAGTGGTATAAATCCCCTGGATACGGTTCCGCGTCGTTTGGGCTTTGTCAGACATAATGGCGACTTTTTGCCCAACGACCCGATTCAATAGTGTTGATTTACCGACATTGGGACGACCAATAATCGCCACAAAGCCGGAATGAAATGCTTGTTGTTCTGCCATAATTAATTCCTTTCAATCTTGTCCAATCGTTAACCAATTACTAGTTTAACCAACTGACAATTAAGTTCCAAATTTTAGGTGCAAACAACACTAACCCAACTAAGACGGCAAAGGCCGCGGCAAACACTACCGCACCAGCCGCAATGTCCTTAATTTTTTTAGCTAGGGGACTGAAATTAGGCCCAGTGATCATATCGGACAGGTTTTCTGCAATCGTATTGTTAATTTCACATAAGATGACCAGAAAAATCGCTAATGCTAGCCACAGCCATTCGTTAACGCTCAAGTGAACCCACCAGCCAGCAAACAAGGCCACCGCCCCCAGTACAAGGTGTGTTCGCATATTACGTTCTTCAATCACAACCGTTTTAAGCCCAGTCCACGCGTGTAGCCAGGACTGCCAAAACGAGTGATTTTTGCCAACCTGTAGCCGATCTGGTCTATTTTTCGAGGCCATAAGCGTCCAGAATCTGGCGTTGCAATGTAAACATTTCGGTTTCATCCGCTGGCTGAAGATGATCATACCCATTTAAATGTAAAAAGCCGTGAACGACCAAGTAACCTAGCTCGCGCGCCTCCGAATGGTTCAAAAAAGCGGCTTGTTCGCTAACCTTATCAACTGATATCATAATATCCCCGAGATTTAGTGGCATTTCCGCCGCCATCTCCGGATCCATCACAATCAAATCATCCTCGTCATCGTCGTGCATCGCAAAACTAATAACATCAGTTGGACGATCGACACCCCGATACTGTTCATTGATTTTTTGAATAGCATCGTTATTCATCAGGGTCACCGAGACCTCGGTATCATCCCGTAACTTTAACGTCTGACCAGCAAGATCAATTAAATCCCGAATCAATTGCAACTGTTCTGGCTGCGCTCCCGTTGTTGTTTGGTCGTATAATTCTAAATCCATAAGTGCCCCCTAGCGTTGTTCCACACGGTCGTACGCCGTAATAATCTTGGCAACGACCGGATTTCTGACCACATCATCCGCCGTAAATTTAACGAACGCGACATTGCTAATGCCGCCCAAAATCTGTTCGGCTTGAATCAAGCCACTCTTAGTATGGTGTGGTAAATCAATTTGTGAGATATCACCATTAACAATCATCTTGGCACCGAAACCTAGCCGCGTCAAAAACATCTTCATCTGGGCATTCGTCGTATTCTGTGCTTCATCCAAGATGACGAACGCATGGTCAAGCGTCCGTCCCCGCATATAAGCCAGCGGTGCGATTTCGATGATACCACGATCCATTAAGCGCTGCGTATGTTCAGCGCCATAAATATCGTACAACGCATCATAAATTGGCCGCAGGTACGGATCGACTTTTTCCTTTAAATCACCAGGTAGAAAGCCAAGACTCTCACCAGCTTCAACCGCTGGCCGCGTCAAAATCAGCTTCTCGACATCGCCCCGTTTTAAGGCTGCAATTGCCATCACAACGGCAAGATAGGTCTTCCCAGTCCCGGCTGGACCAATACCAAACGTAATATCACTTTTAGCAACGGCTTGCACATACTGCCGCTGACCAAAGTTTTTGACACGAATGGGCCGTCCACGATTGTCCTTAATTAAGGTCTCTGAATAGAGGTCTTTAAAGTAATCCAAAGTCCCCCGGTTGACCATCTTAATAGCGCTAATAACATCTGGCGCCCCAATCTGAATACCTTGTTTAATTAAACTCGTTAAATTATCTAGTACTGCTTGCGTATTATGAACAGCAACCTCGTCATCACTGCTGATCGTCATTTGATCCCCAAACACGTGCAATTGAACGTGTAACCCATCCTCAATCAAAGCTAAGTGGGCGTCTTCTGGTCCTAATAACGCGACTGACTGGGCCGGATCAGCAATGAGAAATTTTTGTTCATATTTTGAGTTTTCGGTCAAAAACATGGACTCCTTTATTGACAGATTTAATCACCATTATTTAATAATGGCACCCGCAGTTAGCGTGATAACCACGCTGATTTCAGCAGGTATTTGTTAGTTAATCATAGCATAAAAGCCCCCATCGAACCAGTACAAGGACGCCTCGACATTCGACAACGATTTTCTGAACAGCATTTTTCTTTCGAGCGATTAAATTGGCACGCTATCAATCAACGTAAGCCCAGTTAGATCAGTCCCTGCACCCATTGCTTATACTTAATCCGAACAACCGGTACTGCATTTCTGATCAACCAGAAGAAACAAAAAAACCGGAGAAAAATTTCTCCGGTTAACCGTTAATTCAATAATGATTTAACTGTTTGGTTGATCAGCTTGCCATCCGCCTGACCCTTAAGTTTTGGCATCACTGCCCCCATCACCTTGCCAAAGTCACCTTTACCAGTAGCTCCGACTTGTTGAATGGTGTCAGCAACAATCTGTTGAACTTCTTCGTCCGACAATTGTTTTGGCATGTACTGCTCAACAATTGCAATTTCTGCTTTAACGCCGTCGACTAAATCTTGACGACCCGCATTTTCGAATTCACTTAATGATTCGCGCCGTTGTTTCAGTTCACGTGAGAGCACGCTTACTTCCTCATCAGCCGTTAAATCATGGCCAACATTAATTTGTTCATTCATCAATGCTGACTTAAGCATCCGTATAACGCTGAGGGCTTGCTTATCGCGTGCCTTCATCGCAGCTTTTAGATCACCATTGAGTGTATCGATTAAACTCATTGGTTTTCCCTCCTCGTTAGGTCATTAGTAATCAATACTAATTACTTGAAACGACGACGGTTCTTACGCTTACGTGCTGCTTCAGATTTTAACTTCTTCTTCACACTTGGTTTTTCGTAGAATTCCCGTTTGCGGTATTCTTGTAAAGTACCACTCTTTGAAACGGTACGCTTAAAGCGACGAAGAGCATCATCAAGAGATTCGTTTTTACGAACGACTGTTTTTGCCATGTTAAATTCCCTCCCTCCGAGCTCAAAAAGTAACCGTTAAATTATGCATACTTACACATAACGCAACTGTTCTAGTAAATTATACATAAATTGAAAAAGGCCGTCAACCAAAGTTTACAATTTCCTTAAAATAAATCGTTAAAAGCAACGTCAGTTCGGACAGTAAATCGTTTTCATCCCCCGCCGGCTATGCTACACTAAGACTATTATCGAACCGAAATGAGGTTATTCTATGTCAGCAATTAAAGTCTTTATTTTATCTGATTCTATCGGTGAAACAGCTCATAACGTGGCCTTAGCTGCCGCTGCACAATTCTCCGACTATGACATTCGCTATCAGCGTTTCCCATTTGTCCGCACCGACTCACTGCTCCAGACGGTTTTGTCGCAGGCACTGAAGGAACACGCCGCCATCTTTCATACGTTTGTCGATCGCCGGCTCAGCCAAATCGTTAACCAATTTTGCGAAGCGCACGAGTTGCCTTATTATGACGTCATTACACCAGCTTTAGATACTTTTTCACAGATTACGCACGTCCAACCGTCCAATCACCCCGGTACCGTACACGCGTTAAACACCAACTACTTCGACCGGATCAACGCGATCGAATTTGCGGTCACTTACGATGATGGTAAGAATCCGAGTGGCTTTTTAGAGGCCGACGTGGTCTTACTGGGTGTCTCCCGGACCTCTAAGACTCCCCTGTCACTCTACTTAGCTAATCGTAACCTGAAAGTCGCCAACTTGCCACTAGTTCCTCAGGCTCAAATTCCTGACGAAATTTGGAAAGTTGATCCGAAAAAGATTTTTGGCCTAACTAACGATCCTGAAAAGTTAAACGATATTCGCCGGCAGCGAATGGTCCAATATGGGCTTAATCCCGACACCATGTATTCCAACACGGATAAAATTAAAGCCGAGTTGGAATACGCCGACAAGATCTTCAAAAAGATTGGGTGTTTAGTTATCAATGTCGCTAATAAGTCAATCGAAGAAACCGCCACTTTAATTACCGAAAGCTTGAATACTGACGACACTAATAATGGCTAGTATCACTAATCGCCAACTCACCGATGCCGCCTAAGTTTTCCTGACAATCAGCGCGTGCCACCTTCTAACGGTCAGCGCGCGCTTTTTTGCATCATTTTTCTTATCATTAATTAGGTCAGCTACTAATCATCAGTCGTGTCACTCACACGAGCTCGACACCACCGTCAACGTGCAACACTTGCCCAGTCATAAACTCATTTTGCATCAAATAAACATACGCCGACGCGACTTCGGCGGGCGTTGCCACGCGTTTCAAGGGATTACCAGCACTGACGGTCGCAGCCTGGGCTGCCAATTGTGCGTCCGATAGTTGGCGCCAAAGACCAGTCGGCGTCCAAGTCGGTGCAACTGCATTGACGCGATAGTCAGGCGCCAACTCTACGGCAAGTCCAACGACCATCGTATTAATGGCTTGATTGCCAACAATCGCTCCGGAGGCATTATCTGGCCGCCCACCAGCACCCGAAGTAAAAATCAGCGAACCGTGTTGGTTAAGATGGTGGCTGGCTAATTGGGCCACTTGCAGATTTGCAAAAAATTTATCTTCAACCGTCTGCCGAATCGCTGCAATCGAATTGTCCAAGAACCCCCCACCCATTGCACCACCTAACATTGAGACGACGTGGTCAAATGCGGGCTGAGCTGCAAAAAAAGTTTTTAGTTGCGCCAGATTTTGTGCGTCTAACGCCGTTCCAGTCAAATGGTCTGATGGGCCTAATTGGGTGATGGCAGCTGTTACGTGCGCCGCCGTATGACCGATAATATGGACATCGGCGCCTTCCTGTAAGGCTTGGCGAGCAATTGCCATGCCGAAACCCGAAGTACCACCAATCACTAATAGCCGCTGTTTTTTCAATTGCATCGTCATTTTCCTCCTTCTAAAACAAAAAACGACAACCGACTAGCGATTATCGTTCAATTCTCATTAACGTTGCTGTTCAATATCTTCAATCAAATGCGGATTAAACTCCCCGGCCCGAAGCATTGCAATCTCATACTTATAAGGTGGCAATTGATGTTTCTTATCTTCCCCGACATACGGCGTTTCTAAAATCTTGCTGATGTCTGGCAATTGTGGATGATGGGCGACCTTATTCAAAGTATCAAAGCCAATCGTTCCCATACCGATATTCGTGTGCCGGTCCTTGTGAGCACCTTGAGGATTCTTAGAATCATTGAGATGGATCACTTTCAAACGATCCAGCCCAATCACATGATCAAATTCATTCAGGACACCGTCGAAATCGTCCTTAATCGCGTAACCGGCATCACTAGTATGGCAAGTATCAAAGGTAACCGATAACTTTTCATTATAAGTCACCCCGTCGATCATCTGTGCGAGTTCTTCAAACGTCCGGCCAACT
This Lactiplantibacillus plantarum DNA region includes the following protein-coding sequences:
- the rpsU gene encoding 30S ribosomal protein S21, with translation MAKTVVRKNESLDDALRRFKRTVSKSGTLQEYRKREFYEKPSVKKKLKSEAARKRKNRRRFK
- a CDS encoding pyruvate, water dikinase regulatory protein is translated as MSAIKVFILSDSIGETAHNVALAAAAQFSDYDIRYQRFPFVRTDSLLQTVLSQALKEHAAIFHTFVDRRLSQIVNQFCEAHELPYYDVITPALDTFSQITHVQPSNHPGTVHALNTNYFDRINAIEFAVTYDDGKNPSGFLEADVVLLGVSRTSKTPLSLYLANRNLKVANLPLVPQAQIPDEIWKVDPKKIFGLTNDPEKLNDIRRQRMVQYGLNPDTMYSNTDKIKAELEYADKIFKKIGCLVINVANKSIEETATLITESLNTDDTNNG
- a CDS encoding SDR family oxidoreductase; translated protein: MTMQLKKQRLLVIGGTSGFGMAIARQALQEGADVHIIGHTAAHVTAAITQLGPSDHLTGTALDAQNLAQLKTFFAAQPAFDHVVSMLGGAMGGGFLDNSIAAIRQTVEDKFFANLQVAQLASHHLNQHGSLIFTSGAGGRPDNASGAIVGNQAINTMVVGLAVELAPDYRVNAVAPTWTPTGLWRQLSDAQLAAQAATVSAGNPLKRVATPAEVASAYVYLMQNEFMTGQVLHVDGGVELV
- the era gene encoding GTPase Era, translated to MAEQQAFHSGFVAIIGRPNVGKSTLLNRVVGQKVAIMSDKAQTTRNRIQGIYTTADTQMVFIDTPGIHKPHSRLGDFMVKSALSTLGEVDAVLFMINADERRGAGDNFIIDRLKTVKQPIYLVINKIDQVHPDHLLEIMDQYKDALPWKEVYPISALEGNNVDELLTTLKGQLPEGPQYYPSDQITDHPERFIISELIREKVLELTRQEVPHSTAVVIDSIKRQDEEKIHVQATIIIERSSQKGIIIGKGGSMLKKIGSLARRDIEHLLGDKVYLELWVKVQENWKDRQDLLASYGYRQDDY
- the recO gene encoding DNA repair protein RecO translates to MVTNFNGILLFRRDYRERDMLIKFLTAEYGKKMFFIRGARRRGFKMAAELLPFTMGEYVGDLRDQGLSYINSVKSVQYLEHISQDIALNAYATYVMNLMDVAFPDNQPVGRWYQQLTSALQLIDQDVAPALVANVVEIQLLQPFGVAPELRWCTVCGRSDLPLDYSESYGGLLCQQHWHLDPHRLHASPAAIFYLRQFSVLDLAKVHSIKVKPRTAAELRRILDEIYQNSVGVRLKSKRFIDQMGSWYQPLAPRKNED
- a CDS encoding GatB/YqeY domain-containing protein; amino-acid sequence: MSLIDTLNGDLKAAMKARDKQALSVIRMLKSALMNEQINVGHDLTADEEVSVLSRELKQRRESLSEFENAGRQDLVDGVKAEIAIVEQYMPKQLSDEEVQQIVADTIQQVGATGKGDFGKVMGAVMPKLKGQADGKLINQTVKSLLN
- a CDS encoding PhoH family protein, with protein sequence MFLTENSKYEQKFLIADPAQSVALLGPEDAHLALIEDGLHVQLHVFGDQMTISSDDEVAVHNTQAVLDNLTSLIKQGIQIGAPDVISAIKMVNRGTLDYFKDLYSETLIKDNRGRPIRVKNFGQRQYVQAVAKSDITFGIGPAGTGKTYLAVVMAIAALKRGDVEKLILTRPAVEAGESLGFLPGDLKEKVDPYLRPIYDALYDIYGAEHTQRLMDRGIIEIAPLAYMRGRTLDHAFVILDEAQNTTNAQMKMFLTRLGFGAKMIVNGDISQIDLPHHTKSGLIQAEQILGGISNVAFVKFTADDVVRNPVVAKIITAYDRVEQR
- the ybeY gene encoding rRNA maturation RNase YbeY, with the translated sequence MDLELYDQTTTGAQPEQLQLIRDLIDLAGQTLKLRDDTEVSVTLMNNDAIQKINEQYRGVDRPTDVISFAMHDDDEDDLIVMDPEMAAEMPLNLGDIMISVDKVSEQAAFLNHSEARELGYLVVHGFLHLNGYDHLQPADETEMFTLQRQILDAYGLEK
- a CDS encoding diacylglycerol kinase family protein is translated as MASKNRPDRLQVGKNHSFWQSWLHAWTGLKTVVIEERNMRTHLVLGAVALFAGWWVHLSVNEWLWLALAIFLVILCEINNTIAENLSDMITGPNFSPLAKKIKDIAAGAVVFAAAFAVLVGLVLFAPKIWNLIVSWLN